The following nucleotide sequence is from Triticum dicoccoides isolate Atlit2015 ecotype Zavitan chromosome 7B, WEW_v2.0, whole genome shotgun sequence.
GTAAACAAAAAAGATGAACAGACATACAAAATTCAAACATCCTCCGATTTACATTGGATTTCTGTAAGCACATTGATAATTGATAAACAGAGAAAAGTGAATTAACGCATATTAAAATTGTAGATCATCCGTTTTGCGCTTTCTATTGCTTTAGCTAACTGGTAGGTAGATACTTTAGTGACTAGGTTTGGGTTGGAGACGCTCAAAGAACTTCCGCGGGAAATGCTCCTACTTTAGCAGTAGAAATATTTGCCACTTTCGAAATGAGTAACTCAAATGCACGAGCAAAGCTAGTTGAATCGCAAGACAGTTCCTACCGCGGTAAAATCAGTATTTCTTTTTGCGGGCAATCTAAAGAGTATTTTCAGTGTAAACAGTAATTGAACTTATATAACATGTAATTACCGAGTCAACTAAATGATAAAAACATGCACTTGTATGCTCGGTACTCCTTGAGCAACTCATTTAATGAGCACCCAATCTTTAATAACTCGTTTGCTATTATTCGATCTGAAACCATAAAGTCTAACAAAAAAAAGGCCAAGTTAGCAAACAAGCAAAGCTCCATTTGCGTCCCTCAAAAAGCTCCATTTGCGTTTATCATTTTCTTACCATAGTCTACTTTTTTTATACCAGGAATAAAATAGGCCATAGGTAACTTGACAGTTTAGCAATGATACCATGAAAAATAAACATAAAATAAATTGAGGCAGGCACACGTGGCTGTCACACTTTAGCAAAATTCTTGTCTGAAACATGCCATTGGTGGTAGATATTTAAAAAACTGCTGCCGTGATTAGTCATAGGCAGAAGGAAATAGAACAGGCAAATAAACACTAGCCAAATCAATTATAAATTGTTTTTGTGAATCTTTACACAAAGTATAAATGTCAAGGACAAAAACTGAAGGTCTGCAATATTTAAATTTTTACAGTAATCCATGAAGAAATATGTACAGCAGTTAATTCACAATACATGAAAAATAATCGTGGTTTATCTTTGTTAAAACAGATAGTAACTGAGACAGCACTGCgcgtactgtatatatatcatacaCTATCTTCTTCAGGCTTATCTGAGGGCCTGATCAGAGGAGCTACCCTCTCAGAAATGATGGCCTTACCATTCTCATCCCGTTTGACAGGGTACAACACATAGTGTTGAATTATGAAGAGAACATCGAAGAAAACAGTTTCCTACAAATTCAGGGACATGAAATTTAGTAATATTTTATACTGTGagaacatgtcaaaaagctaacagGTGACCAAAAACGTATAGTCTGTAAAAGACTAGAACTCATGCTCACCAACGAAAGAAGAGTCTTGCCGATATTTCCATAGAAATTCACTAAAGTGTCTGCAGCACAATTTGTATAGTTAGGAAAAGAATCaaaatatatatacatacatagagcTGACATGAATTGCAATGAAAGGGAAAATGCAGCTTACGCTGATCAATAGATTGCACACCCATCTGACCAAAGTTCAGCACCCCTCCTGTAAGATCAAGTAAAATATTTCCAATACTCCAACCAACTGTACTCTTCCGCCTGAAGTTCATCACAGCCTAAGGCACATAGGAAACATAATAATGGTTAGAAAGGACACTTAACAACAGCACACCACTTATACTCATGTACTTATTATATTTGCTATAGTTTAGAAATATCCAAGTGAGAATTAGTACATTATAGAACAACAAGAAAACTTCATTCAAATGAAATATAAGAACCAATGGAAACTTGACATATCTGGGGTGTTCATATTTAGTTAAGCTTATGTACTATGCTCTCAACTGCTGATTATTTGATGCAGATACATCATGCTGAATATCAGTGTTACTTTGTCCATATTTTGTAATTTGTACTACGTATATGATATCACGAGTTCAACATTCACATCAGGAGACAGTCATTTGGTTGTACTCTGTAACTTACGTAACGATAATAGTAGTAATACCTGAGGGATGTACTTGACTGTTGTCATCGCAACCTGTATTGAACTGAGATTCAAAAAGATAGGAGGAATCAGTCCCACTTTTACGAACAGAAGCAAGATATATCAATTAAAAACTTTAGCTAATCTAGCTGATAATAACAAGCAACCTTAACAGTGAACGTACAAAAAACTTACTTGAATACATCGATAAGCCATAGCCAGTTACTTTTTGGCCAAGCTACAATGAGGCAAACAATAGCGGCTGACCAGACAACAGCAGAGATTGATATGCACACTTTGGAGACTTTCTGATTTCCACGCTGTATATTTCAAGTTCAAACATTCGATATTAAGTTTCACGATTTAGAAGATGTATCTGCAGTCCCTGAGGACAAGTAAACTAACCTCATAAATAAAAACTTGGTAAAGGGTAAAAGATGTCAAGgccactgcatgtagagagaaagcaACATCATTTGCAGCAACAGGAATCATCTGCATTAAACGATACATTTAGTTAGTGTTAATTTTAGGCCTGGGTAGATATAATCTTGATACTTCCCAATTTTTTTGTAGTTATTGTAGCTATCTAGGTGGAGTTGGTGTAGCGTAATATGTAAATGCCAACGTGGAGGGGCTCTTTACTCCCACTATCTCCTTCAATACGCACACTCGTGCATATTCAAGAAAAAAGTTATTGTAGCTATATATTAGCAAACAATATTAAAAAATAATGGTATTAGAGTATCTGTGGCAGCAAATAAATCAAACAAGATTATTAGGTGGCAAATCTAAATGTTTTAATGTTTAAGATTTTAGAGGATTGACTACAAACTTCCAAATACAGCATTTATTCAAGATCGATGGGAGTAGTTCATGATAATAAGAATGACCTAGCATATTTTGTTTCACAAGTACGTACAATATAACGAAAGACATGGAATGGCTTCTTTTTCTTTGAAAGTACTAACATGTTATTACAATATAAATGCTACTAACAAAAATATCAAATCATATGTACATCTAGACTTTCTTTGGAATTATCAAACTTGCTAGACGTACTAATAcaaagggcagccccagtgcatgcagCTCCCGCTAGACGTACTAATACAATTTGAAATTATTTGCATCCAATATTTGCCCTGAACAAATAAAAGAAGCCATAAAGAACTATAGATGACAATAACCAAATTCAGTTACACAGAAATGATGTGAAATTTGTCAGCTAGAATTGAGTCAAGAATGGCTTTTAACCAGTTGGTGATTGGTCACAGAATAGTCCTAATCGACATCAACAAGTTGTACTGGCTATAATAATGGCTCTCATGGAGAGTGGCAATCCTAATCATAGCTAACAAAACTTTAAAGAAGTGCAGCTTTAAAAATCACAGTAACATTAAAATCATACAAGCACAAACCATGGATAAGTAGCACAATGGAGTGGTCAAACACAAAGCAAGATCCCTGAGCATACCAATATACTGATTGCTATAAATACCAATGAAAAAAAAAATCTCTAGTACAGCTACCTTGATTTTCTACCATTAATCTGTATAGCTAACATAAAGATGCTAAAATGGTCTTCCTGCCTAATTCACATACAAACATAAACACACGAGTATAGGGAAGTCCCTTAGGTCCAATCCAGCCATGTGTTACCCCATCCAAATTAATTGTGTCAACAGACGTGTGGATGAAACCATTAGTTTGCCATTTGATCATCAGAGTCAAATATGCTCTGGGTATGTACCCCAGTAAGACTATTTAGCTTTTTAATTCTTCTGGAATACAACGAACTAAAACAGAGACCTTTTGTTCCAGTGCACCTGTTATGATAATTGTTTGTTTAACAAGCGTGGCTATTATTTAAAAATAAGCACTATGGGTAACTGACTAGACATGATGCAAGATCGCAAATATGCTATGATACTGAAAAAATATGTTGCTCCTAAAATTATTCCCACCATGAACTATCCGTAAAAATAAGGCAGTGATGCCTAACCTCTTTATCACCAAACTTGTCATGATACTGTTTCTGGATGAAGGGGCTGAAGAATAGAGCAGCATTGTATATGAGGTAGGAAGAGTGCTTTGTGAAATTCAGCACCAGAAAATCGAAGTTCAAACCGACGACACTGCAATTTGTGAAAACAGGTAAACCACAGAACAAACCTTAAATGATAACATAGATATTTGGATCACTAACATTCTGAGCTGTTGCACAGAAAACCACGATGGGCCTACATATTTTCTTGTGTCAGAGTACTATTTGAAATAAAAGATGTGTATTTGCATGTTGAACATAAATACTGAACAAATGTAAAGGTCCAAACGAAAACAACTGAGTTAACAAACTGCCACAATTGCGAAAGGTAAATCTAGGGTGAGGCAAAAGAAATGGTGATCAAATACTACACAAATTTGTACCTTGACTGGTTGAGTAGAATTGAAACATTACCAAACTATACTTCAAAGGTCAGACTAAAATATAGAAAAGAACTGGAAAATAGTAAGGTTAAACACGTACGCATTTTCTTCAACTAAAGGGCATACCAAACTGATGTGCTAGAAATGTCTACAATGGGTAGATAAGATTATGAGATCTGCATACGTTTCTGAAGGACAAACCAAGAGGATTACAGTACAGGGTACACTTCCGCGTAAGTCCAAATATGAGAACTCACTCATAACGAATTTAAAACAGCGCCAGTTAGACGGAAGTTTCAGACACAAGCAGCTTTTATTAGTCATGAATTTTACCTAGCCATAACTGCAAGAATCAACAACAATCATGATGGATGGACAACAGAGCGTAAATTATATACTCCatctgttcacaaatataagatgttttgcatatttaaatatgaactacatacagactaaaatgagtgaacaaacacactaaaacatggctatatacatctgattcaaaaaaagttagaacaacttatatttatgaacggagggagtagtagcacGACAAGCAACTACGGTGCGTATATACACCACATGTCCTACTATATGCCAAAATGTTCAGTCTACTTCGTACCCACTGCCCTTTGTTTTGTTTCCTTCCCCTATATTTTGCACACATGCCACCCTCCTGTAAACAGGGCCATTATCTTGTCACAGGAGCAAAGCAATCGTGACAATTCATGGAATTTCCAGCAGCCAAAGACACGGCTCATCATCAGCTCAAGAAAAGCTGCATTTTCTAAAGACTTGACACGTTTCACCACCATATATCCATCCTACACAGGCAccggacaaatttctcaggtccatccATCAATAGGACGAATTTTTTGCAAAATCGACACATACTTCCTCCGTACGGGATTAGTTGGaggctcaaacggatgtatctagcacttaaATATGTCTAGATGCATCCGTTTTGAGCAGCAGGCGAACAGCTGGTCAAATAGATCTAGCCCAAGAACGCTATAGCCAAAGGGGTAaagagaagggagagagggagcACCTCTTGCGCCTGTAGTTGAGGACGACCTGCGGGTAGAAGCTGAAGGACCAGGCCACGAAGGCGATCCACCCGATGACCTGGTAGAGCACCTCCAGCCCCACCGAGTTCCACGACGACGACATCGCCGGCGGCCCGTTGCTTCTATCGCCCCCCTCCTCCTGTGGAGTTTGAGTGCAGGGCCTTCTGACAGCGATTTCTGCGGATTCCGGCCGCTGCCCCGGATTTTATAGTGCGGGAAAAGGAGAGCCGGAATCCAGAGGAAAAGGAATCGATTAATATCTCCCCGATTCCCCGTGCAGCGTCGCCGTCGTCAACGCAATTACTCCCATGCTTGCTGGGGGAAAACTGGACGGGTCTGGTTGCACAACGGATCGGGACGGATTCCCCGGACAGGTGCGGGTTTGCAGTTTCTTTTCGGTCGTGAAAAGTTGGTTTGCAGTTATTGCCAGTTTGACACACACACGAGCTGAATCATTTTTTATTTGCAATTATACAAACTTTCAGCTTTTCTTGGTATAGTTTCTCCACCCGAGTTACTTATCTTCGATTTATCTAGATACAATGTACCTAGACGTGACGTAGTCCTAGATAAATACAGTATAAGACATTTAATTTGGAGCGGAGGTAATAATTGTTAAGAGTTTTGGGCTTGGCCCATTTAGTAATTTCAAATAAATCTCAAATTTTCACGTAAGGCAAGAAATTCTATTAATAAAAAAAATGTAAGGCAAGAGGTGAAGGTGCTATCTTTAGTCCCACCTTGGCAGTGAAGGCGAAGTTTAACATTCTTGTAAGTGTCTCCGCCACATAAACAGTTGCTTTTATCACGTCGCTCTTCTTGAGTGTTGAATCTTTTGATAGTGATTTCTTTCTCTCCGTGAACTATGACCGTCCCCAGGTTTTTTAGGGCGGAAAGGGGAAGGCAGAATCTGTATGCCATGGAATCATTAATTTCTCAAGCTATTGTCACTACAAATGCTAGGTTATGCTTGTTGGGAAAAAACATATGATGGCATTTACGGTTCTTCGCACGCCTGGTTTTATGAACAAATCATGACGGATATACGGTCATGTGTACAGACTGGTATGCTCCTGAATTTTGCAGTTATTGCCATTCAGGAGTTGAATCATTTTTGGCGGGCGCAAGGTGTCAACCGGGTGACCCCGAACGCGGTGTATTAGTTGCCTCACGCATCGTCTGATTGGCATGTCTCTGATAGTTGGATCCAGTAGAACTCCTTTCCGCCTCCACCACAAACCCTTTGCAGTGTCGTGCCCCATCTTTACATAACTCGCATCCATTCTTCTAGCATCGCTACCTCTTGTAGAAGTGACAACATGCAGCGACTCAACCTTTGCAGTGCCAGCCCCCGCCCATAGCAATGCATACATCCCTGCATTGCAGCTTGCATCACTGGTTAAATTTACAGTTGCAGcaatgctacttgtgagctgcgttgagaTTTCCTCGGAGATGAGAGGATGAAGCGGTac
It contains:
- the LOC119337713 gene encoding cystinosin homolog isoform X1; this translates as MSSSWNSVGLEVLYQVIGWIAFVAWSFSFYPQVVLNYRRKSVVGLNFDFLVLNFTKHSSYLIYNAALFFSPFIQKQYHDKFGDKEMIPVAANDVAFSLHAVALTSFTLYQVFIYERGNQKVSKVCISISAVVWSAAIVCLIVAWPKSNWLWLIDVFNSIQVAMTTVKYIPQAVMNFRRKSTVGWSIGNILLDLTGGVLNFGQMGVQSIDQHTLVNFYGNIGKTLLSLETVFFDVLFIIQHYVLYPVKRDENGKAIISERVAPLIRPSDKPEEDSV
- the LOC119337713 gene encoding cystinosin homolog isoform X2 — protein: MSSSWNSVGLEVLYQVIGWIAFVAWSFSFYPQVVLNYRRKSVVGLNFDFLVLNFTKHSSYLIYNAALFFSPFIQKQYHDKFGDKEMIPVAANDVAFSLHAVALTSFTLYQVFIYERGNQKVSKVCISISAVVWSAAIVCLIVAWPKSNWLWLIDVFNSIQVAMTTVKYIPQAVMNFRRKSTVGWSIGNILLDLTGGVLNFGQMGVQSIDQHTLVNFYGNIGKTLLSLETVFFDVLFIIQHYVLYPVKRDENDSEYPVLPVQVKDGKDGTPV